From Planktothrix serta PCC 8927:
GGAGGCTAAGGTATCGGCTGTTTCTCCTGACTGTGTAACCCCAATTGTTATCGTATTAGGTCGGAGGGGAGTCGGTGCATAACGAGCCTCAGAAGCATATTGTACAATTGTAGGAATACCCGCTAATTGTTCTAACAAATATTTCCCCACTAAACTCGCGTGCCAACTGGTTCCACAGGCTAATATTTCAATTTGTTCTAAATCTTGATACCAGCTTGAAGGAACACTTAAATGAATCGGAGAAGGTCGATTTTGAACTGGAGTTTTTTCCGTTATTTTTTCCGGTTCTAGTTCCCATTCGGCATCTAAATAAGCTTGCAAACAATCCCGAACCACTCCCGGTTGTTCATGGATTTCTTTTAGCATAAAGTGTTTAAAAATGTGCTTCTCAACTAAAGAAGGACTCCAATTGAGAATCCGAGGAACTTTATGTAAACGTTCTCCGGCAAAGGTATAAACTTCCACACCCAAATGGGTTAAACGGGCAATTTCGCCATTTTCTAAACTTAAAACTGCTTGGGTATAAGGAACTAATGCCGGAGTATCCGACGCACAGAAAAATTCCCCTTGACCTAAACCAATGGATAAAGGAGCCTGTTGACGAGCAACAATTAATTCATTGGGATAATCTGCACATAAAACCGCAATAGCAAACGCCCCTTCTAAACGATTAATCGTTTTACGAACAGCCTCTAAAAAAGAGGGCTTTTCAGAAGTCGGAGTTGCTAAAAAATCAGCAATCAGATGCGGAATAACTTCCGTATCCGTATCCGATTTAAACTCATAGCCTTTGGCTTTTAATTCTTCTCGTAATTCTCGATAATTTTCGACAATTCCATTCTGAACAACCGCCACTCGCCCTTTATTATCCAGGTGCGGATGGGCATTGCGTTCTTCCGGTTTACCATGAGTTGCCCAACGTGTGTGACCAATCCCAATACTCGAAGGCATCTCAATAGAGGTTAATTTTTCTCGCAAGTTGTAGAGTTTTCCCTTAGCCCGAACAGAATGAATATTTCCTTCCCAAATTGTTGCTAAACCCGCAGAATCATAACCCCGATATTCCAGTTTTTCTAATCCTGAAATTAGAATATCACTGGCAACTTGAGTCCCAATATAACCCACAATTCCACACATAAATCCACAACTCCTACTTCAATCGCTTTTATCCCGAATTTTAATCCGAGTTTCCCTTATCTTACAGTTGAGGCTTCCTTGATTCCGTTATCGGCTATAGGTTAACAGCCAGTAGAGACGTTGCATGCAACGTCTCTACACCGCCAACCCATAAAAAAAGAGGGCGGAATTTCCCCCTCTGTAAAAATTGAACCAACTGTATCCTGTCTAGTAAAAGCAATAAGTTGGTATTGATCAGAACACCCGCTTTGGGGCAGAGTTTAATAGGCTAGACCCATACTGCGAGTCGTTTCAGCACCGAGAT
This genomic window contains:
- the glmS gene encoding glutamine--fructose-6-phosphate transaminase (isomerizing), whose translation is MCGIVGYIGTQVASDILISGLEKLEYRGYDSAGLATIWEGNIHSVRAKGKLYNLREKLTSIEMPSSIGIGHTRWATHGKPEERNAHPHLDNKGRVAVVQNGIVENYRELREELKAKGYEFKSDTDTEVIPHLIADFLATPTSEKPSFLEAVRKTINRLEGAFAIAVLCADYPNELIVARQQAPLSIGLGQGEFFCASDTPALVPYTQAVLSLENGEIARLTHLGVEVYTFAGERLHKVPRILNWSPSLVEKHIFKHFMLKEIHEQPGVVRDCLQAYLDAEWELEPEKITEKTPVQNRPSPIHLSVPSSWYQDLEQIEILACGTSWHASLVGKYLLEQLAGIPTIVQYASEARYAPTPLRPNTITIGVTQSGETADTLASLAMEQQRRVNAPAKYAPKLLGITNRPESSLAQLVPHIIDTRAGIEIGVAATKTFVAQLIAFYLLALDIAWHRQTLPESRLLEIIKDLRQLPTQMEQLLQDQEKYIEELAHDFNETQDFIFLGRGINFPIALEGALKLKEISYIHAEGYPAGEMKHGPIALLDEKVPVVAIAMPGSVYEKVISNAQEAKARDARLIGVMPKEEPEAKETFNDILAVPIVDEILSPILTVIPLQLLAYYIAARRGLDVDQPRNLAKSVTVE